A region of the Silene latifolia isolate original U9 population chromosome 9, ASM4854445v1, whole genome shotgun sequence genome:
aaaaaaattccaAACTAAGTTATTACTACTACCTAGTTTGGTTTGTTATAACTAATCTTAACCGAATTTATAGGATGCATcaaatcaaatttttatatttaaaaagtgaaattaatttattataatcCTCGAAAACTTCACCGCCTATTTCATCAAGCATAAAAGgaacaaaaaacaaaagaaaagaaaaaggggcATTCCGAGAATTGAACTCGGGACCTCTCGCACCCTAAGCGAGAATCATACCACTAGACCAAATGCCCTATTGATGTTAAACGGAAGGGTATTAAAATATATATACTTTATATTGTAACAGCAGTAGTTTACGGTTTACCCTAGAACTGCTAACATCACACTTCACAGTGACAGAAAATTCTGACGGGTTATTGTGACGGGAAAAGCAAATTTGTGACGAATTCAGCCGTCACAAATCCCATGTTTCTTTGTAGTGATGAAGTACCAGGAAGATTTTGATAAAATATGGCCCTTCTTTATTCGAGATCTTACAAAAGAAGAGCGCAAGCTAGTCCGATTCTGGCTAATAATAGATTAGGCATCTGTATTAGTAATTCTATCTACTTTCATGATATTTTATCAGCCACTTCTCCGAACCTTTACAATTGCGATATAAGGGATCCATTCAATCTACAGGAAGGATGGCTCTTGTGGGCTATAATTGGTATCATTGTTGTCAAAACTGAATCGGTAGAATCGTATCGTAGGATCTTAATATAGTTTTttattatttggtaaaaacatgCTTACTGACTTACTGTTACATTAATATTACATTATATTTTCTTGGTATAAGAGTGGAATCTGCAGGTTCTGCATCGACGACTACTGAACTTCTTCTGTTGTCACTGACAACTCCCTTCGACAAATCTGATTCTAACTCAGGACTGTCAGCAGTAAAAATTAGCACTAGCTGTAAAACTGTTGTCGACTTGCGAATGCAAGGTCTTAAACTGCAGTCATTGAAAACATTATCTACAACAGATTATGACTTTTTTTGCACTGCTGATGCCATGAGGATTCCGACTGCAGCAATGAACACCAGTAACGTGTTTGCAAGTAGTACGTAGGTTCTTCTTGAGGACTTCGTGTACTCTCTAAATATCACCACGCCCCAGAATGTGCTTACCAGTGGAAGTACCTGAAAACCACCCATATCGTATCAGCTGTCAGGAAAGACGCAAAATTCTGGTAGTAGACCGTTTCACTGTGAAACGCTCTTATTAATCATCTGTATTCATAGATGATGCATTTAACAGTGCgctttgtttattttttttttttttggtgcgctGCGCTTTGTTTATTGTTATTGTCGTACGAatacaaataataaaataataaaatcctTGACAGGAAGAACAGCCCTCTCAAAAAGAATGATAAATGAATTTTGCAAACCTGAAGGGGACCGGCTGAAGCGTACCCTGCCATGAACTGAACCCCATTTCCAAATCCACAAAGGAAGCCTGCAAAAAGAGCCGAACCTCGTTCATTCCGGTCCCTAAGATAAGCTCTGAATGATGACTTTGGCAAGCCCATTATGGGGTGATACAGGAAGATGATATTTAAGATGAAAGCAACCAGAAACGCCGAGATTGAGTAGTAAAAGAATGCAGTATAATCAGCCAAATGAGGGATTCCTTTCTTCAAATAGTGAAACTGGTCATTTGTTGCCACATTGAACAGAGGAGAGAACAAGGAGAAACATAACCCGGCAAAAACAGTTATCGCCATTCCAATCCAGATATTCCGTCCAAAGACCTGAACAGAAggaattgtttttttttgtcaGTTAATAACTAAAATAAACTGAAGTTAGATAAGCAACATCACAAGTCAAAGTCGAATTATGAATTTGAATTGCTAGACCTTTATTGATCTGATTTCCTCGAGTTGAACTAGAAATAGCGCAGGCCCTGAATCTGATTCTGAAATGTTATTGATAGCAAAAGTTCCATCAGAATTGTTCCTGTAAAAGTTTGATTATCGCGGCATCATCATCGGTCTGCATCTAACCTAAATAAGACGAAGTGATATTTAGGTAGAAACGTAGTTAGAGCAAAGAGCGTATGTATACCCTGCCAATTCTTCAAGATCAGTTGATAAACTAATAAGCTTTGCTTTATTATCAGAAGCATTAGATTTGTGAACGGCTGCGCCTAAGAACGAAGCTATCAGGAAGCACCCAACTCCAGAGAAAAGgatttcagctttatttattctGCCATCCAGAAAATAGTTCAATGTAGCTCCTGCCAATATGtcaaataataaaatatcaatttCGACTCAAAAAACAACATGCGCGCTTGACAAAGTTTTTGTGCAAGCCGAACTCACCTATCACAACGGTAATACTAGCGCTCACAACTTCAACCACTGATATCCCTACTAAAGCCCAAGCATACTGTTTGGATAGATTCCCTACACTCAAAACAATGCCACCCGCCATTGCAAACAAGACGGAGGGCCAATTGTCCTGCGCAGCCAGTTAAGTGAACCATATTGATTAATTCCAAAACCCAGAAAAGATACTAAAAAAATATGCATTTAAACATCAATGTCTTGCAATTCAGTTCGGAAATAAAATGAGTTTCGAGTACCTGAGACAGTTGGGTGATGAAGTTGGGGGTGCCAGGTTTCGGATCCCCAATCTGCCCGAATGTGAGAGCAAATAAAACAGAAGTCAATAAATTAGCGATAGTGTAGTCAAGGTAACTATGTTGAGGAAGCCGACCACGCCTTTCTAAGGAGGCAAGAACAACAGGCCATAATCCCAAGAAGTATAGTGAAATCACCATGCATTTTACGGCATCTCCTTTGCTCTCTGCCAAATACATCCTAAGTTCACGTACCTTCCAAAATTCACCTGATAACGAGCTTCATTAGAACCAGTCAGTCTCCTGAGCCTCTGAGAGGCGGTCTCAAATTAATACTCCGTAATTCCAATTATTCCATAAAAAGTGAGAATATTTACTTACCTGTTTACCCTGCAGCAGAATAAATGTTTGatttaaggaaaaaaaataattgaaaagTCAAGATATATAATGAGGAATTGTGAATGATTAAATACTCCATCATGCAATTTGCAGGGATCATGTGAAAATAAACTAGTTTAAGAATTAATCTTAGCTGTCTGTATAAGTTTGTTAGATCAACTTGACAATCTAACATGATTACTAGAATCATGCAAGACTTGGTTTGTTTCTTAATACAAAGTCAACATTTATTTCATGGAAAAAGGTGGTGTTTTATGAAAAAGCAGCATTCAGAGAATTGAACTCGGGACCTTTCCGCTGCACCCTAAGCGAGAATCATACCACTAGGACAAAAGTACTCTGTAAATAATATCAACTTTAAATATAACATGGCAAGTATTTCCTGTACAAAATCTAGCAACTTTTTCTTTGTATAAGAGTGGAATCTGCAGCTGCTACATTGACGATTACTGAACCTCTTCTGCTGTCAAGGACAATTCCCTTTGACAAATCTGATTCTAACTCAGCACTGTCAGCAGTAACAATTAGCACTAGTTGTAAAACTGTTGTCGACTTGTGAATGCACAATCGTATCATTGAACACATTATCTACAATGGATTATGACTTTCTTTGCCCTGCTGATGCCATAAGGATTCCGACTGCAGCAATGAACATCAGTAACATGTTTGCAAGTAGTATGTATGTTTTTCTTGAGGACTTCCTGTACTCTCCGAACATCACCACTCCCCAGAATGTGCTTACCAGTGGAAGTGCCTGAAAACCACCCATAGCGTACCAGCTATCAAGAACTACACAAATTCTGATAGTAGATCATCTCACAGTGAAAAAGATAAGCCTATAGTAAGTTAGTAATGCAGAACTGCAGAAGTGATTTTTCACTGACCTGGACAGCATCGGCTGCAGCGTATCCAGCAGCCTGACCACCCATGAACTGAAGCCCATTACCAAATCCACAGAGTAAGCCTGCAAAAAGAGCCCAACCTCGTCCATTCCAGTCCCCAAGATAAGCTCTGAATGATGACTTTGGCAAGCCCATTATGGGGTGATATAGGAAGTTGATATTTAAGATCAAAGCAACCACAAATGCCGAGATTGAGAAGTAAAAGAATGCAGTATAAACAACCAAATGAGGGATTCCTTTCTTCAAATGGTGAAACTGGTCATTTGTAGCCACATTGAACAGAGGAGAGAAGAAGGAGAAACATAATCCGGCAAATACAGTTATCGCCATTCCAATCCAGATATTCCGTCCAAAGACCTGAATGGAATTGTAGTTTTTGCCGGTCAGtaactaaaaattgtctaaaacaaACTGATGAAGTTAAGTGAGAAAATCACAAGTCAAATTCCAATTATGAATTTGGACTTCTAGACCTTTATTGATCTTCTGTCCTCAAGTTGAACTAGAAATTTTGCAGTCCCGAAACCTGATTCCCCCTCCGTGTCTTTTGCGTTTTCAATGTCCATTGATCCTACTGTAAAATGAGACATGCAGAAAGAGAAACTGAGTCAAGTTGAGGAATCCCTCTGCTAGAACAACaaattaccccagtgcctcaaggTCTACCGTAAATGGCAGGGTAAGAAGGGTCATACGTATTATGTACGCACTCTTTCCCTAGGTTAGTAACATAAACAGGCTATTTCCGCAAAACATGTACTGAAAAGTGAAAACTGCATTGAAATTTACATGAAATCA
Encoded here:
- the LOC141598884 gene encoding ureide permease 2-like isoform X1, yielding MYLAESKGDAVKCMVISLYFLGLWPVVLASLERRGRLPQHSYLDYTIANLLTSVLFALTFGQIGDPKPGTPNFITQLSQDNWPSVLFAMAGGIVLSVGNLSKQYAWALVGISVVEVVSASITVVIGATLNYFLDGRINKAEILFSGVGCFLIASFLGAAVHKSNASDNKAKLISLSTDLEELAGNNSDGTFAINNISESDSGPALFLVQLEEIRSIKVFGRNIWIGMAITVFAGLCFSLFSPLFNVATNDQFHYLKKGIPHLADYTAFFYYSISAFLVAFILNIIFLYHPIMGLPKSSFRAYLRDRNERGSALFAGFLCGFGNGVQFMAGYASAGPLQVLPLVSTFWGVVIFREYTKSSRRTYVLLANTLLVFIAAVGILMASAVQKKS
- the LOC141598884 gene encoding ureide permease 2-like isoform X2 gives rise to the protein MYLAESKGDAVKCMIGDPKPGTPNFITQLSQDNWPSVLFAMAGGIVLSVGNLSKQYAWALVGISVVEVVSASITVVIGATLNYFLDGRINKAEILFSGVGCFLIASFLGAAVHKSNASDNKAKLISLSTDLEELAGNNSDGTFAINNISESDSGPALFLVQLEEIRSIKVFGRNIWIGMAITVFAGLCFSLFSPLFNVATNDQFHYLKKGIPHLADYTAFFYYSISAFLVAFILNIIFLYHPIMGLPKSSFRAYLRDRNERGSALFAGFLCGFGNGVQFMAGYASAGPLQVLPLVSTFWGVVIFREYTKSSRRTYVLLANTLLVFIAAVGILMASAVQKKS
- the LOC141598883 gene encoding ureide permease 2-like — protein: MYLVESKGEAIICMLLSLFFLGTWPAVLASLERRGRLPQHSYLDYTITNLLAAVLIALTFGQIGDPKPGTPNFITQLCQDNLPSVLFAMAGGIVLSVGNLSTQYAWALVGLSVVEVVTASITVVIGTTLNYFLDDRINKAEILFSGVGCFLIAVFLGAAVHKSNAADNKAKLISLSTDVEEVTGNNDISDSDGISAKKVGSMDIENAKDTEGESGFGTAKFLVQLEDRRSIKVFGRNIWIGMAITVFAGLCFSFFSPLFNVATNDQFHHLKKGIPHLVVYTAFFYFSISAFVVALILNINFLYHPIMGLPKSSFRAYLGDWNGRGWALFAGLLCGFGNGLQFMGGQAAGYAAADAVQALPLVSTFWGVVMFGEYRKSSRKTYILLANMLLMFIAAVGILMASAGQRKS